The following DNA comes from Vigna radiata var. radiata cultivar VC1973A chromosome 4, Vradiata_ver6, whole genome shotgun sequence.
NNNNNNNNNNNNNNNNNNNNNNNNNNNNNNNNNNNNNNNNNNNNNNNNNNNNNNNNNNNNNNNNNNNNNNNNNNNNNNNNNNNNNNNNNNNNNNNNNNNNNNNNNNNNNNNNNNNNNNNNNNNNNNNNNNNNNNNNNNNNNNNNNNNNNNNNNNNNNNNNNNNNNNNNNNNNNNNNNNNNNNNNNNNNNNNNNNNNNNNNNNNNNNNNNNNNNcgttcaactttctcccattcaaacagttcacacaaggacatctaaacttcacttcatcgtcacttctcccctcattacgttgcgcaaattgtataaattcctctacacctctctcgtactcagcactaataNgtggtaaattaatccaatttcgatccatatTCCTAAATTTGAcgaaattacaattataaattataatttataaaattataaattcaatcatacaatcaattaagtcatacaatcatacaattaataatctcTTAAGAAACTTTCATGATATATATGCAGGCATATAATTTTTCAACAATTTGTGTCTAAGTTGAATGAATTTTAGTTCTTAGTatgtaattcttttatttctaaGTTTGGGGCAACTATTTTCNTAGTTTATAGGAAATGGACAATGAGTCCTTTGTCTTTTATGTAGGTAGATTGTGCAAAAGGTCATTTCCACACTCTTTTGTAAAATCCCAGCAACCATGCACAACCAAAATAGCAATTTTATATCATCATAGTCACACTATCATGCACAGCGAAAATAACAAATGGGTAATTTTgttcctcactcacacactcacACAATCACCGATCATGTATGAAATCAATTGAAATCCATTGAGAGAACATTCATCACAAGCAATCAGACATCAAACCAGGTTAGCTTCCATACCTTTTGATGGTGCGATAGAGAAAAAAGGCACGACGGAGAAGAAAGGCGCGACAGAGAGGAGCGGCCTATTCCGGCAGAGACGAAGTCCGACGTCAATGTGGAGGTGGAGGGTGCTACAGCGACGGAACGACGACGGAGGCACGACGGCGGAGGGCGCGACGACAAAGACGATGGCGCAGCAGCAGCAGTGGCGTTTTCGCAGAGGAGGCAGCGAGAAAACTTCATAATCGCGTGGAAGAAGATGAaactgttctttttttttttaaccttcagaagagaATCCGCCGCGGTTCTACccttaaccgcgacatataccccctttatgccgcggttctacactgaACCGTggcctattcatttaaaaaaaattatccaaaatggcaattttgttattttttttaaactatatgccgcggttcagcgcccaaccgcggcatattcgcCAGATCAGGGAATAGGCTGCGGTTCCCTGcccaaccgcgacctattccccaacgttcagaatcccCTTAACTgctttttggggaatgtcagtaggtggcagggggaataggctgcggttctctgaccaaccgcggcctattccccctgccacctgctgacattccccatcagtcagcccttgcattaaattgacaggggaataggccgcagttctctgaccaaccgcggcctattcccctgttatttcattttttattcaaacgtgGGTCAAAGNNNNNNNNNNNNNNNNNNNNNNNNNNNNNNNNNNNNNNNNNNNNNNNNNNNNNNNNNNNNNNNNNNNNNNNNNNNNNNNNNNNNNctgactgatggggaatgtcaggagggggcagggggaataggccgcggttggtcagagaaccgcagcctattccccctgccacctactgacattccccattagtcagcccctgcattaaattgacaggggaataggccgcggttctctgaccaaccgcgacctattcccctgtcattaaatttatttctctgacgtggagtcaaaggggttggttgacaagggtatatgccgcggttatgtggggaaccgcggcatataagttcaagTTGTTTACGAACGTGCCACCGCGCaacattatgctgcggtttctggtgaaccgtggcataatgtatGCTGtataaacccttttttttactagtgaatgAAACATACGTGTAGTTAGATAGATCTATAAAAGTAAAtctcttctttaaaaaaatgtttatttcattttctataaatatcTTACAACATTCTAATGTTCCTAATATTCTAATTTCAAAGTATGTCTAGTCCAGtacaaatttaagtataaataaagtactcctaataaaatattcaaataattatttgttttcatgTCGAATCActattatcacatttatatataaaaatttgtaatttacattttatcatATGTTTTGCTTTTAAGTTAaacatttcaattatttaacttcatttttatatataatatttctagtattttttttttcatgtcagttatttttacttaaacaatgtcatattttatttatcccGTGCTTTacaatttatgataaaatttgattcacgatctacaaaattaaaaaaaaaaaaacgattcAAGATTCGATtaccataaatataaaataacatatagtaattagtttatttaagcATTGGTTcgatattaatttattttatacatgatagaaaaaaaagttgatgtTGACGAaactagattttattttattggatttacTTTCGTCATCACCAGACCACCATAATCAATTACGTCCTTTCTAGTAAAAGAACCTTAGAATTGAATGATTGATTATATTTGGCAAACTGCATGCAATAAGTTGAGGTTATAAAAGCTTACAGTTACATAATcggttatatatatacaattaatCCACATCAATTTGTGAAGTGAGATCTTCATGGCTGACACTTAAATGCTGGGTATAAAAGTTGTGAGACAAATAATGACATGTAAATAGACCAAAcaagggaaaaataaaatacagaaAAACCCACTATGAATTTATTTCGTCATGATTGGTTTGAAATTTACCAACTTTGCTGTCTCTATATTGGTTCATGTTAGAAAATTTGTTCCTTGACACAGCAGCAATCACATGATTGCTTTTGgtattactttaaaatatttcttatcaacggagttatttttatttatgttgtttaacTCTGTTTTTACTCGATGTAAGATTTTATTTGTATTCCAACGGTATATTCAGAGATGAAGTGTAATCTGATGAGTGTTGGGCAATTGGTGCAAAAGAGTTTTTCTGTGAATATGAAATGAGAACTGTTGAAGGTGTATGATTCAAATCGAAGACTAATTCTGAAATCTCCTCTCTCAAAGAATAGGACATTTCAGACCAGGCTACATCAAGTTGAAAACCAGTGTCTCACTACATAAAACAACATGGCTGTGGCCATCTTAATTTTCAGAGTCTGAAAATGTTAGCAGTGAATGAAATGGTGACTGGACTGCCCATAATCTTATTTCCGGAAATGAAGTTACTGATTTGGTAacttataaaactaaaaacagtTAAGCGTAATTTCATACACTTTGGAAACATGCATTAACATGAAAATGGTCGAAAACCAAACCCAATGTTTTCTACAAGAAAAGTTGAATCAAACCAATCTTTGCTTGCTTTAAGTCTTTCCACAATCAGAGTAAAATTATTAGGGAACTCCTTTAGCTCATCATTATGCTCAATGCCACTGGCGTTATTGCCTTTGCAAAATCCCGAACTCCATCGTAAAAGAAGTTGATGTCTTTAACAATCATAAGTAGTGCCACTATGAATGCATAGTCCACGTTGCAATAGACAACGACATTGAAGCCACCATTATTCTGCATCTGCATTAGGGACAGAAACACTGTATAATTAACCTCATACAACACTGTTTCTATGTTGTTTGAAGACGTAACTGAGTACATACCGAGGCAATAACTGTGGGAGATTCACCTGCATAAACATGGCATGATCTTTTGCCACTCACAACATCTACCCTAAAGTCACACtcactttcttttttgttatttgaaagGAAGACCTCTAATCTCATCACTCCACTCTGGAGAAGTTCTGCCTTTTTCACTGAAAACAACAATCTGGAGGAATCATTGCTTTCACCCATGAAAACTTGGCATCGCCGGTGCATTGTCATGATCTACGTAAGAACATTCTTTCATAATTCAGTAACTAGATGGATTTGCTGGCGTATTGAATTTGTTACAATATCATGCGTGAATAGGCTATAAGAGGGAATTGATGCATGAATACAGTATGATCGATTATCCAATCAATCTTTAGAGTTGATGGAAAAACTATAAAACCATGTCTAAAATTAAGGTTACGAATAATAAGAAAACAGCAACTTcccatgaaataaaaaaaaaaaaggaactaGCCTCgtatatttcaataatacaaTATTGACTTTTGTTTGGAATCAATTGTcatttccttttacattgaacaaagaaaaaagtaataatacatacgtaaaaaaaattcataaaggGCAGGTAATGATGATCCTGTTTTGattctatatatttattgttgtaaaatattgacaaaaaataataaaaacaaaaaacaaaaattttctgATAGGTGTATATTCATTATCCTTAAAGACTTATATGTAGTATGAGAATACAACGTAAACTTTTCAGAAATTTCTAAGGataacaaaactaataaaaaaatttaaaaggaataaaataataaactcaggatattataaaaaaagaaaagagaaggaagaaaataagagGAAAAGGGAGAATGAGAGAAGTGTTGTGTATTTTGGAATGACCACAAAAACACTAATGAGGAATGACTATCTTGCGGAAGCAGCGGCCTAAAACTAACTCCCGAGCCTTCCAGAAGGAGAATAGAGACGTTCATCCAATAATGTTTCTCAACATTTTTTGGAAGGCTTTTGCAATGTTGTATAAAATTTCCCCACATATTACAAAAGATAAAACATtaactaaaaagaaagaaataaatatccTGGGTTTCATAAGATGTAATGCATTAGAACTAGTATAATAAACTATATGAACCCGTCCTAGATCGAGCAACTTAATACAATGTAGTTGGTACAAAAAACTATATGAACCAATGACTTGACATATGCTAAGGTTTATCAATCACTATACACCTTCACAATCCTTATTGTTATCGTTGTAATGTGCTTACTAGGCCATGTGCGTGCTCGGTATTCATGAATgttctagagatcatgccaatatctcatgcaagcggccccacttgacacttatataggtgatttcatcaagtatATGTttcaaatcatacaccacccgcAAAAGATATGAAGATTATTAAAACCTTTGATTAAACTAGAGTTCTTTAACTACATAGTATTTTAGTTCCAAAGTTTAACCTCCCATTAATGCAATCTCTAaaactttcacacacaccataggaatgaacatatttgatttaaaatccaattagtgttatcagaactaacaagtgacttgtttttacccatatgaacttTATTCATAGGATCTCTCATCACAAATGTTAGGTTACCAACACTTgcttgtttgcaagtggcttaagtctcattcctCAATGTTTCTAAGATCATATTTCTTCTTAAGGGTTTAGTTAGAGGATTCtaacttcacataatcaatggaaatagttccactaTTTAGCAGCTGCTTaaccaaattgtgtctcaattgtatttgtttattttttccattgtaattcttttttttagctATAGTTATTATTGATTGTCAATCACAAAGTTTTGACACTGAtgaggttggtttcattcctagtgaaatgtttgctaagaagtttttcaatcACTCAGCCTCATTACCAACCGTctcaagaacaacaaaatcaaattccattgttgatcttgcaataattgtttgcTTGACTGATCTctatgtaatcgcaccacccccaagtgtgaatacataaccactagggGATTTTGTATcatttgaatcagagatccaaTTAACATCATTGTACCCTTCTAATATAatgggaaatccactatattcaatagaataatccattgaacctcttaagtatctcataagccttgCAAGTGCATCCTAGTGTTCCTGATTTAGGCATTGAGTGTACGTACGCAATCTCTTTATTGCATAAGCTATATTAGGTATAGAAAAGCTCATCAAATGTAGTAAGATCTCAATTATCTGGGAATATTGAGGTTGAGATATAAATCatcctttattttcaattaatttaatgttagcatcataaggggtactcataTGTTTCATAATACCCTAATtttttaagaagtttctcaatgtattgttcttgggatagtagtatattatctcccttccttatgattatAACACCTAAAATTACTTTAGTGTTActcatgtctttcatttcaaagttcTATCCTagaaaaaatttagttatagtGAAAATCTAATTGTATGTATGaaaaattaacatgtcatcaacatacaaacatataatgacacaatcaTCATTTTCAGATTTAGATACACATATTTATCAACATCATTTGGTGAAAAATCATCACATAGCAAtacattatcaagtttttcatgtcattgttttggtgtttgtttcaacccatacaaagattttaaaagtttacatacTTTTATTCTCTTGACCAGGTACAACACACCTttcaggttgagtcatataagTTTTCTCCTCAAAATCAACATTAAAAAGGcagttttaacatccatttagTGTATCACTAGCTTATGGATATCTATTAAGTTTAACAATACTTGAACGgaggaaatcctagtcacaAGGGTAAAGGTGACAAAATAATCTATGTTGAGTTTTTTACTAAAGCCTTTTACTACTAATCTTGTCTTATACTTCTTTATAGATCCATTAGGGTgacattttttcttaaagatccacttaCAACCAATGAGTTTTGATCTTTAGGCCAATATACTAAGgtccaagtattatttttcttaattgattcaatttaagTCCTAATGGCCTTATCCTATTGTTTTGCATAAGAAGCACTAATAGCTTTTACAAAGCTACTTGAATAATTATCAATAAGATAAGTATAGAAATCATTATGAAAGGAAGTTCCCTTCCTCTGTCTTTTGCAAGGTATAAGGTATCACTATTAATATTATCAACAGGTTAAGACGTCTCACTAACCTTTAAGgaaaacacatgttcaaaaaaatCAGCGTTTTTCATATCCAATATAGGATTACTCTAAAGTATTTCACTTTTAAGAACCAAAAACCTATAGGCAGCACTATGTTTAACATAGcctaagaacatgtaataaggGGTTTTAGagcttattttccttttttaggaTTGAGTAACATCACCTTAGCTAGGCAACcccacactcttagatatttaaggttaggttgatAAATTCTCCACAACTCATAGAGAATTTTACTAGTTTTTTTTaggtattctattttgtaaaaagcaCGAAGTAAGCAAGActtctccccaaaggttatcaggtgcacCAGAACTAATAAGCATGATTCATCATTTTATTAAGAGTTCTATTCTTTTTCTCCATTAGAATTGAGTGAATATGCTAAGGTTACTTTATACATAATACTTTCTCtaacacaaaattcattaaaatgtatatactcaccacctctatctaatataatccttttaattttcttatttagttgattttttaCTTCTgctttataagttaaaaatacatcaaaatcttaatctttatgtttgattaagtacactttggtgtatctagaataatcacctataaagattacaaaataatttttaccacCTCAAGACATGGTTTGTTTTAAATCAGCTAGATTTGTATGAACTAATCCTAACAATTTAGTTTGACGATCTAcaaaataacatgttttctttgttattttagattctacacatatgTCACATTCATTACTctatttatcatgcatattaattaatcttagtatttgtaatttcataacataTAAGGAATTCACatgtcctaatctagcatgcAACATGTCATATGAATCAACAATATAAACAGAAAAACaagattcattaatattttcagaaatgTTGAGTACAAAGAGACTTTGATCATAATatcttttctctaaaaaaacattatttgttgTCATTATAATGTCAGACTCAAATGACAATTTAACCCCCACTTTTCCTTGTAGTgctacaaaaattaaattaactctaaTCGATGGCATGTGTAGCACATCGCTCAAGGCTAAAGTGTTTCTAGTTGTGAGCTTGAGAAGAACTTTCCCTTTTTCGAAAACATGAGTTTTCTTGGAATCATCGAGGTAAAcatgttcttcttcatcttttacaCTAATATAAGTGGTAAAAGCACTTCTGTTTGCTCAAATATGCCTAGCAACATTAGAGTCTACCACTCATTTGCTCACATTAGTCATCAAATTGAATTGTGAAACGACTGCAAGAATAATATCATCTCCTTCTGCAGTATTTTCCCTTTGAAATGACTGCTTTGTGGTGCATGATAACTCGATTTTCCACACacaacaattttctttcttcttaaaTGTGGGGTTAGATTTGGTGGGGCAAGATTTTcgaaaactattttttcttttgtgatcaGGTTCATGTTTGTACCTTTTTGGAGCATGTTTGTCTTCTACCATAGTTGCTTTTCCAGACAAAGCTTTGACCCTTGCATTAACACACTTTTTTCTATTGGTATCTTCACTAATTATGTGTGTGATGAGCTCTGGAAGTGACCTAtacttgtgtttgtgttttaaCTATTATTTGTAATCAGTTTAGGATGGTGGCTCTCAATCAAAAGTTCTAAAACAAATTCATTCGGTAGAAGAATGTTCTCCCTTTGATATCTTCAAAGTAGCTTGTGGTACTCATTACTTTGAGACTTTATATCCTTATCTTCAATCATTTTCCAACAGTAGTAGTTTCCAATGATAGACCTTTGTCTAACGACACTTATAGTAGTGCACTAACTATAGTATGTCAGCATACTTTGTATGCATGAATCTAATCTTCaacttgttttaaatttgaaggAAGATTGGAGTCGGGTTTAGAGATGAAAGGGCATACATACATTCTTGCCTATGTCAAAAATTCTGACTAGAGAAGATCTCGATTTTCAATATATCCGGAGAAGGTTTTTGGAAGACAGTTTGAGTTTCGAAAACAATGTTCTAATTATCCAAAATTAGGTTGTAGATGTCAACCATAAATTCTTAAGATTGTTGTAAgatattgacaaaaaaaaaataaaaataaaaaaaaaaccatgaacAAAAATTTCTCAAGACATcatccttaagattgttgtaaaatgttaacaaaaaataataaaaccataAACACATATTTCTCGAGACGTGTGAATACACTGTCATTAAGTACTTATGGGTGTGTTGCGTGAGTTCTCAACATACAAGAAGacgttcaaattttttttaagaatatcaAAACTAAGCAAGGAACAACAAGAATGTCTGTTATGTGGATTTCCCATTATagtttttaagttgtttttgtttttcttgttgcgacatataattttctcatacttttaaaagattaataaaagTTCATAATACCGGTTAAACGATCTAAGCAAAACATATGGTATAAGATTGAACTAATAATTTGCCTGATAAATCAAATAAGTAGGGTTTGGAACTTATATGAATGGAATTATCTGAAAAGCTAAACAGAGTtgatgataaatataattatttaaactaaaatggACTTAATTTATGATACTATAAAGTATCCTATAAAATAAGAGGTTCATGAACATTTGGGTGTGGTTAAGACGAATATTCccaaaaacgttttttttttatggatagATGCATAATAGATGGGGAACTAGCAggaataaatataagaatatggATGGATGAAGCTTAAGGTATTTAATTAAGACGGAGCaattaaaaacattcaaaagTGTTCTATCCTTCTCCTATATCTCACTCCTTTATATTTCATTCTCAATTTTCTGTCTTTAATGTCCTATATTTATTATCCGACCATTTATCTTCAACACATAACCATTCTAATAAATGTAAAACTTTTCCCAGCTCTAACCCAGTTTGTAGCTGACCTAACACCACACAAGCTGATAGTTGGAGATAGCTTACTGTGACAGTTACTATACAAGAGTGGGATACCAGAAGGGATATACAACAATGGTATAAGGGAGTAAACAAGCTTAATCAGCAAAGAAATggattgattaaattgttattcAAATAGAAGGGTCAATGTTATGGTTTCAAGAAAGAATCTACTTTGAATCACAACTTGAAGCCAAAATGTTGATAGCTAgagcaaaatatattttcccATCTCTCTTTCTACCTAACTGTTTTCACTTGAACTCTGATTTATAACTAGCAAGAGTATTGTTATATAGTATCTAGAAGATGAGTAAAACCAAAAAGGGTAAATTAGTACTAACAATTTTTACTTCAAGAATTGTAATGAAGCCCTTTGTTGAGCAAAGCAAAAgataatcataaataaacaaaaagaagaaacatcCTTAACAATAATATAGGTGAGAGTAGCCAAACCTTCCAATATAGAGTGAGGATGGGGTTTCCGCCATCATCACACAAGACACAACGGTCGTGAAGGGTTAAACGGGGAGATTTGATATAAAAACGACGGTCACCATTTCCGTCGTAAGTGGCACCTTTATCTGTGTTAATTTGAAGATTGATTATGTAAGGAGCACAGTAGGAAAGGTCGATAACTGGAAATGGATATTCCATTGGAGAGAGAGGGAGACGAAGAGTTCTAGGTTATGAAGAACATCGCAATAACGTATGGTATTCATGGATACACGCGTTAACTTAAACAAACTATACAACTTAGTCAAACTTCACGGCTGAAGTAGGTTAGTTACTGAATTACTGCTGCAAGTAGAAGAAGACTCCGGTTGACTTCACAGTTATAACTTTTAGATTCCAGAAATTGGATACCATGTGCGACTCAGTCATCTAATAGGTTTAACTAGTGGACCAACATGCTCCGAGGTTTCCTTTTCCTTATTTATTGTCATTTTCTCGCATATCACATATTAGTTTGGATTGGTTGTCTCTCACTGTGTTTTGTCTAATTTACAGTATAAAAGTTATGGCGTTGTTCAGTTTATTTGGTCGTGCTTTTGACATTCATGttcaaattgaatatgtatgttaacataattgattatgcaaGATACCTTAACTGATTATTCTGTGACTCCACTTGaagtaattaaatttcaataatcaGAGACTTCTTAAAATaccactacaaaaaaaaaactgatgtGAACTCTTGCAATCCCTCTGAAGCGAAACTTGTTGataatatacataatttaaaaccTTTACTACATTAACACTATTGATGATAAATTCTAACAAGTAAAACTTACTTGTTGCTGTGACACCATTAATTTGAAGCAAGTTGCATCCTTTTTAAGGCTTGGGGTGGCAAATTTACTGGTTTTTCTCTTAGCTTTTCAATTTCCTGTATTGGCCACTATACCAATTG
Coding sequences within:
- the LOC106758870 gene encoding protein LURP-one-related 15 isoform X2, with protein sequence MEYPFPVIDLSYCAPYIINLQINTDKGATYDGNGDRRFYIKSPRLTLHDRCVLCDDGGNPILTLYWKIMTMHRRCQVFMGESNDSSRLLFSVKKAELLQSGVMRLEVFLSNNKKESECDFRVDVVSGKRSCHVYADAE
- the LOC106758870 gene encoding protein LURP-one-related 15 isoform X1, which encodes MEYPFPVIDLSYCAPYIINLQINTDKGATYDGNGDRRFYIKSPRLTLHDRCVLCDDGGNPILTLYWKIMTMHRRCQVFMGESNDSSRLLFSVKKAELLQSGVMRLEVFLSNNKKESECDFRVDVVSGKRSCHVYAGESPTVIASMQNNGGFNVVVYCNVDYAFIVALLMIVKDINFFYDGVRDFAKAITPVALSIMMS